A single window of Salvia splendens isolate huo1 chromosome 8, SspV2, whole genome shotgun sequence DNA harbors:
- the LOC121745973 gene encoding uncharacterized protein LOC121745973, translated as MDAISPTMVGETVLVDASSFMLFEASGDSESQYYDTGEQAKSTAEDDAESCTCTCTCAFLSRTSAPARIDDDIDDEDDGCAAELEDGVVDQYNSIATKNREETDRLFWEACLSS; from the coding sequence ATGGATGCCATTTCTCCAACCATGGTGGGTGAGACAGTGTTGGTTGATGCATCTTCATTCATGTTATTTGAGGCGAGTGGCGATTCCGAATCCCAGTATTACGACACGGGGGAGCAGGCCAAATCCACGGCTGAGGACGATGCCGAGTCCTGCACCTGCACCTGCACCTGCGCCTTTTTATCCCGCACTAGCGCCCCGGCTCGTATTGACGATGATATTGATGATGAGGACGATGGTTGTGCAGCTGAGCTGGAGGATGGAGTGGTTGATCAATACAATTCTATTGCCACTAAAAACCGAGAGGAGACAGATAGGCTATTTTGGGAGGCTTGTTTGTCGTCGTAA
- the LOC121744103 gene encoding histone H2AX-like: MSSNAASTTKGGRGKPKASKSVSRSSKAGLQFPVGRIARFLKAGKYAERVGAGAPVYLSAVLEYLAAEVLELAGNAARDNKKNRIVPRHIQLAVRNDEELSKLLGHVTIANGGVLPNIHQTLLPKKTGGRDKEIGSASQEF; this comes from the exons ATGAGTTCCAACGCCGCATCTACCACCAAGGGCGGAAGAGGCAAGCCCAAGGCCTCCAAATCCGTCTCCCGCTCCTCCAAAGCCGGCCTCCAGTTCCCCGTCGGCAGAATCGCTCGTTTCCTCAAGGCCGGTAAATACGCCGAGCGCGTCGGAGCCGGCGCCCCCGTCTATCTCTCCGCTGTCCTCGAGTACCTCGCCGCTGAG GTGTTGGAACTTGCTGGAAATGCTGCCAGAGACAATAAGAAGAACAGGATTGTTCCGCGTCACATACAGCTGGCAGTGAGGAACGACGAAGAGTTGAGCAAGCTGTTGGGGCATGTGACAATAGCTAATGGAGGTGTTTTACCGAATATTCACCAGACTCTGTTGCCGAAGAAGACTGGTGGAAGGGACAAAGAGATCGGTTCTGCGTCGCAGGAATTTTAA
- the LOC121745128 gene encoding protein SLOW WALKER 1-like codes for MAESFPVKPKLRPTSSKLTPTPEAKYWRSFKIPKDIETTPSKSFTFPINSIAFSPTAPHDFVATHSASVSIFSATTLEPKPPISSFSDTAAAVSFRCDGKLLAAGDLTGTVHVFDAKSRSHLRRLKGHAAAVRSVNYPRAADKLHLFSGGDDSVVKYWDVATEKCVFNLLGHKDYVRCGDASPISDEMFVSGSYDHRVRVWDVRVSNSGSVLELNHEKPVESVIYLPSGGLIATAGGNFVKIWDVIGGGKLLYSMESHIKTVTALCMGKVARGGGEEEAEGNRILSVALDGYMKVFDYAKLKITHSMRFPEPLLSVEFSPDCSTRVIGTSKGNLYIGRRKAKVESEEVGATNSHWKIVDDEPGRKVLRPSYFRYFQRGQNVKPSEGDYLIKRAKKVKMAEFDKLLRKFRHREALVAALNKRNPESVVAVMEELVARRKLMKCVANLDVEELGLLLVFLQKYSTMPRYAGLLMRLARKVVESRAEDIRSSDELRNSIRNLKRDVEEEMRIQESLLEIQGIISPMLLIAARR; via the coding sequence ATGGCGGAATCCTTCCCTGTTAAGCCGAAGCTCCGCCCCACCTCCAGCAAACTCACTCCCACCCCGGAGGCCAAGTACTGGCGATCCTTCAAAATCCCCAAAGATATCGAAACCACACCTTCCAAATCCTTCACTTTCCCAATAAATTCCATCGCCTTTTCGCCGACAGCCCCTCACGATTTCGTCGCCACGCATTCCGCCAGCGTCTCCATCTTCTCCGCCACAACTCTCGAGCCTAAACCCCCAATCTCCTCCTTCTCCGacaccgccgccgccgtctCCTTCCGCTGCGACGGAAAACTCCTCGCCGCCGGAGACCTGACCGGCACCGTCCACGTGTTCGACGCAAAATCCCGCAGCCACCTCCGCCGCCTGAAAGGCCACGCCGCCGCCGTCCGGTCAGTGAATTACCCTCGCGCCGCAGATAAGCTCCACCTCTTTTCTGGCGGAGACGATTCCGTTGTCAAGTATTGGGATGTCGCGACCGAGAAATGCGTGTTTAATCTGCTAGGGCACAAGGATTATGTGCGCTGCGGCGATGCTTCCCCGATTAGCGATGAAATGTTCGTTTCCGGATCGTACGAtcatagggttagggtttgggaTGTGCGCGTGTCGAATTCGGGCTCTGTGTTGGAATTGAATCACGAGAAGCCTGTGGAGAGTGTGATTTACCTCCCCTCCGGAGGCCTAATCGCCACGGCCGGTGGGAATTTCGTTAAGATATGGGATGTGATTGGCGGTGGGAAGCTGCTGTATTCGATGGAGAGCCATATCAAGACGGTTACCGCCCTCTGTATGGGGAAGGTCGCGCGAGGGGGCGGAGAGGAAGAAGCCGAGGGGAATAGGATATTGAGTGTTGCATTGGATGGATATATGAAGGTGTTTGACTATGCAAAGCTGAAGATCACTCACTCCATGAGGTTCCCGGAGCCGCTTCTCTCAGTTGAATTTTCGCCCGATTGCTCCACTCGTGTCATAGGGACGTCGAAAGGGAACTTGTATATCGGGAGAAGGAAGGCGAAGGTGGAGAGCGAGGAAGTAGGAGCTACTAATTCGCATTGGAAAATCGTGGATGATGAGCCGGGGAGGAAGGTTCTAAGGCCTTCGTACTTTAGGTACTTCCAGCGAGGGCAGAACGTGAAGCCCTCGGAAGGGGATTACTTGATCAAGAGGGCGAAGAAGGTGAAGATGGCCGAGTTCGATAAGCTGTTGAGGAAGTTTAGGCACAGGGAGGCGCTGGTAGCTGCTTTGAACAAGAGAAATCCGGAGAGTGTCGTGGCTGTGATGGAGGAGCTGGTGGCGCGCAGGAAGTTGATGAAATGTGTAGCCAATTTGGACGTGGAGGAGCTCGGGTTGCTGTTGGTGTTTTTGCAGAAGTACTCCACCATGCCACGATATGCAGGGCTGCTGATGAGGTTGGCGAGGAAGGTCGTTGAGTCGAGGGCAGAGGATATAAGATCTTCAGATGAACTAAGAAATTCTATCAGAAATCTGAAGAGAGATGTTGAAGAGGAGATGAGAATACAAGAGTCTTTGCTAGAAATACAGGGGATAATTTCACCAATGCTGCTGATTGCTGCTAGAAGGTGA